A portion of the Wenzhouxiangella sp. XN24 genome contains these proteins:
- the ligD gene encoding non-homologous end-joining DNA ligase yields the protein MADKTLEIDGREIKLSHPDKVLFPDAEIDKEALADYYCRIAPTALRHYRERAVTMHRFPDGIRSEGFFQKAIPDYFPDWIDRVTLPKTDGEITHAVIKDAATLAYLANHACITLHLALARIDRPDHPDRLVIDLDPSDEDFRKVQEAAKFTADLLRELELPVFVQTTGSRGLHLVIPLDRSADFDTTRNVARRLTKLLVARHPDRLTIEHRKNKRGAKVFLDDLRNAYGQTAVGAYSVRAKEAAPVATPLHWHEVTADDLDPQKYTIRNIFRRLARTEDPWKDISRHACAVRTIAQRLNDLENGSEAGDD from the coding sequence ATGGCCGACAAAACCCTGGAGATCGACGGGCGAGAGATCAAGCTAAGCCATCCGGACAAGGTGCTGTTTCCGGACGCGGAGATCGACAAGGAGGCGCTCGCAGACTATTACTGCCGCATCGCGCCAACCGCACTGAGACACTACCGGGAACGGGCGGTCACGATGCATCGATTCCCCGACGGCATCCGATCGGAGGGCTTTTTCCAGAAAGCGATCCCCGATTATTTTCCCGACTGGATCGACCGGGTCACCCTGCCGAAGACAGACGGCGAGATTACGCACGCGGTGATCAAGGATGCGGCCACCCTGGCGTACCTGGCCAATCATGCATGCATCACGCTGCACCTCGCGCTGGCACGGATCGATCGACCCGATCATCCCGACCGGCTGGTCATCGATCTCGATCCCTCCGACGAGGACTTCAGAAAGGTCCAGGAGGCGGCGAAGTTCACCGCTGATCTCCTGCGTGAACTGGAGCTACCGGTATTCGTCCAGACGACGGGATCGCGGGGACTGCACCTGGTGATTCCGCTGGACCGCAGCGCGGATTTCGATACGACCCGAAACGTGGCGCGACGACTGACGAAATTGCTCGTCGCGCGCCATCCCGACCGCCTGACGATCGAGCATCGCAAGAACAAGCGGGGCGCGAAGGTATTCCTCGACGATCTGCGCAATGCCTACGGCCAGACTGCGGTCGGCGCCTATTCCGTCAGGGCGAAGGAAGCGGCCCCGGTGGCCACCCCGCTGCACTGGCACGAGGTCACTGCCGACGACCTCGACCCGCAGAAATACACCATCAGGAACATCTTCCGCCGTCTCGCGAGAACCGAGGATCCGTGGAAGGACATCAGCCGGCATGCGTGTGCAGTGCGCACGATCGCCCAGCGGCTTAACGACCTCGAGAACGGCTCTGAGGCCGGGGACGACTGA
- a CDS encoding ZIP family metal transporter has product MKTEYLAVMGLASLSLLTTWIGVLLALKLRNNGHAIAVGIGFSVGIMLLISLLELAPEAISRAGLGSVAPSFLAGIAIIWSAHLLIPHRHLTDERGRGNPRLVRTVYLVAFGLVLHDFPEGFAMANGYIASPELGIMLALAIALHNIPEEFAMAVPAVMLGRKRLMYAAAGLSALAEPLGAAIGLVAVALAPALNSHFMAFAAGAMVFVSVHELIPMARRHRQPVWFGAGALLSIAVYGLLTLIEA; this is encoded by the coding sequence ATGAAGACCGAATACCTGGCAGTGATGGGCCTCGCTTCGTTGTCCCTGCTGACGACGTGGATCGGGGTATTGCTGGCGTTGAAACTACGCAACAACGGCCATGCGATCGCAGTCGGCATCGGTTTTTCCGTCGGCATCATGCTGCTGATTTCGCTGCTCGAGCTCGCCCCCGAAGCGATTTCCCGGGCCGGGCTGGGCTCCGTCGCACCGAGTTTTCTCGCCGGGATCGCGATCATCTGGTCCGCGCACCTGCTGATCCCGCATCGACACCTGACCGACGAGCGAGGTCGAGGGAACCCGCGGCTCGTGCGAACCGTGTATCTCGTCGCCTTCGGCCTGGTGCTGCATGACTTTCCCGAGGGTTTCGCGATGGCCAATGGCTATATCGCCTCTCCCGAGCTCGGCATCATGCTGGCGCTTGCGATCGCCTTGCACAACATCCCGGAGGAATTCGCCATGGCGGTTCCAGCGGTGATGCTCGGGCGCAAGCGCCTGATGTATGCGGCGGCCGGCCTCTCCGCTCTTGCCGAACCGCTCGGCGCCGCCATCGGCCTGGTCGCTGTCGCCCTGGCGCCGGCCCTGAACAGCCATTTCATGGCCTTCGCCGCGGGCGCGATGGTTTTTGTTTCTGTCCACGAACTGATACCGATGGCGAGACGTCATCGGCAGCCGGTATGGTTCGGCGCCGGCGCACTCCTCAGCATCGCGGTCTACGGGTTGTTGACTCTCATCGAGGCATGA
- a CDS encoding class GN sortase — protein MTRGPSRTVVLPAALCIIGALCIGQAGWIHAKAWLAQRLIVDAFDRAVAGEPAPRPWPWADTEPVARLHLPGTADPLVVLSGASGRNLAFGPTHDPSSVRPGEPGNSIFAGHRDTHFAPLAGVSLGDTLLVERVDGRQARFTVRALDIVDSRRWRIRLDADQPMLLLVTCYPFDAVDPSGPLRFVVTAESSGEL, from the coding sequence ATGACCCGCGGACCGTCGCGCACCGTTGTGCTGCCTGCAGCGCTGTGCATCATCGGCGCGCTCTGCATCGGCCAGGCCGGCTGGATCCATGCCAAGGCATGGCTGGCGCAGCGCCTCATCGTCGACGCGTTCGACCGGGCCGTCGCCGGCGAACCCGCCCCGCGTCCGTGGCCCTGGGCGGATACCGAACCTGTCGCGCGGCTGCATCTGCCCGGGACCGCCGATCCGCTCGTCGTCCTGTCGGGCGCCAGCGGGCGCAACCTTGCGTTCGGGCCGACCCATGACCCGTCCAGCGTCCGGCCGGGTGAGCCGGGCAACAGCATCTTCGCCGGGCATCGCGACACGCACTTCGCGCCGCTTGCCGGTGTCAGTCTCGGTGACACCCTCCTTGTCGAACGCGTCGATGGCCGCCAGGCCCGGTTCACCGTCCGCGCGCTGGATATCGTGGACAGCAGGCGATGGCGCATCCGGCTGGACGCCGACCAGCCAATGCTGCTGCTGGTGACCTGCTATCCCTTCGATGCGGTGGACCCTTCAGGCCCGCTGCGTTTCGTCGTCACGGCGGAATCGTCCGGCGAACTCTAG
- the ligD gene encoding non-homologous end-joining DNA ligase — MADWVEKLPEEERAGLEKSGPPEWLAPMLATLTDKRFSDPGWIYERKFDGERILVFRRGDDVRLMTRNRKTVNAAYPELVEAFGAMGGPDIVVDGEVVAFKNNITSFSRLQQRIQVRDPEQARASPVAVYFYAFDLCHLDGYRLDGLPLRRRKALLRGALDFGHRVRFTAHRNAEGEAYFQEACEKGWEGVIAKRADSSYRHGRSTDWLKFKCSKGQELVIGGFTEPQGAREGFGALLVGYYEDDELRYAGKVGTGYDDKFLVEFRQRLDDLETDESPFADGPEGDSEHWVEPKLVGEFGFTEWTRAGRLRHPRFLGLRRDKSPRDVTREDT; from the coding sequence ATGGCTGACTGGGTCGAGAAATTGCCGGAGGAGGAGCGCGCCGGGCTGGAGAAAAGTGGTCCGCCCGAGTGGCTCGCACCCATGTTGGCCACGCTCACGGACAAGCGCTTTTCGGACCCTGGCTGGATCTACGAGCGCAAGTTCGACGGCGAGCGGATCCTCGTGTTCCGCCGTGGGGATGATGTCCGTCTGATGACCCGCAATCGCAAGACCGTCAATGCGGCTTATCCCGAACTGGTCGAGGCCTTTGGCGCCATGGGCGGTCCGGATATCGTCGTCGACGGGGAAGTAGTGGCCTTCAAGAACAACATCACGAGCTTCTCAAGGTTGCAGCAACGCATCCAGGTCCGGGATCCCGAGCAGGCCCGGGCGAGTCCCGTCGCGGTTTATTTCTATGCCTTCGACCTGTGCCACCTGGACGGATACCGGCTGGATGGATTACCGCTGCGCCGGCGCAAGGCCCTGCTGCGCGGCGCACTCGATTTCGGTCACCGCGTGCGTTTCACGGCCCACCGCAATGCCGAGGGCGAAGCATATTTCCAGGAGGCCTGCGAGAAAGGATGGGAGGGCGTGATTGCGAAGCGGGCGGATTCCTCCTATCGACACGGGCGCTCCACCGACTGGCTGAAGTTCAAGTGCAGCAAGGGCCAGGAGCTGGTGATCGGCGGATTCACCGAGCCACAGGGTGCCCGAGAGGGATTCGGCGCCTTGCTGGTCGGCTACTATGAAGACGACGAACTGCGTTATGCCGGCAAGGTGGGCACCGGTTACGACGATAAGTTCCTCGTGGAGTTCCGCCAACGGCTGGACGATCTGGAGACCGACGAATCCCCGTTCGCCGATGGACCTGAAGGCGACTCGGAGCACTGGGTTGAACCGAAGCTGGTTGGTGAATTCGGCTTCACCGAATGGACACGTGCCGGTCGCTTGCGTCATCCCCGCTTCCTGGGGCTGCGGCGCGACAAATCGCCCCGGGACGTGACCCGGGAGGATACCTAG
- a CDS encoding VIT domain-containing protein — translation MQQTSAAAVRPSWRTTCRQALAFVVLLLPGIVWFPGDADATGATLAPIHDPREANAGSLWLRPSPEADVIAGLSVMTGIQVRVTGSTARVEITQRFRNPSDEWMEGLYVYPLASSAAVDRLTMHFGERIIRGEIQPRETALAHYEKARRSGRQASLVAQDRPNMFMTSVANIAPRSEITVRIAYLEIIPFRDGRYTLKLPLAITPRFVPGGALEATPESVASSGTVPRADIEIDLRPGFPLASLDSHHHALTATRYRSETDRRVVSSRAAMDRDFELSWTPQQVADTVATAFTATKDAATHALVTLMPPDTAAQPAPPREVIFIIDTSGSMGGDPLRQAKTALQLAIARLGADDRFNIIRFSDDASALFAAPQAADPLARATAQRFVHSLRADGGTRMHGALALALDAPSRDERLRQIVFITDGSVGNEAELIELIDSRLGAARLFTLGIGAAPNAWFLAEAAAVGRGSPTFIAAAERVDERMADLFRKLERPALLDLELHWPDGAQPDLAAPLPLDLYAGDPLMVAIRLDGDTPPSGLTLAGRDATGHWVRQVPIVVLEGETGIAKLWARERIGALSRRKRLSRDAEAREALDERILALSLDYGLVSELTSLVAVDRTPVRPGGAAGATEQVRTAAPAGTPWARSAGFAPTASPAPLLAWVGALALLFGAGMSVLRRLAHRQRLSQEGHPARRP, via the coding sequence ATGCAACAGACCAGCGCCGCCGCCGTCCGCCCTTCGTGGCGCACCACGTGTCGACAAGCCCTTGCCTTCGTCGTGTTGCTGTTGCCCGGGATCGTGTGGTTTCCCGGGGACGCGGATGCGACCGGGGCGACCCTTGCCCCGATACACGACCCGCGGGAAGCGAACGCGGGCAGCCTCTGGCTGCGACCCTCGCCAGAGGCGGACGTCATCGCCGGTCTCAGCGTCATGACCGGAATACAGGTCCGGGTGACCGGCAGTACCGCGCGGGTGGAGATCACGCAGCGATTCCGGAACCCGTCCGACGAGTGGATGGAGGGTCTGTACGTCTATCCGCTCGCGTCCAGCGCGGCGGTCGACCGGCTGACGATGCATTTCGGGGAACGCATCATCCGCGGCGAGATCCAGCCGAGGGAGACGGCGCTTGCGCATTACGAAAAGGCACGCCGGAGCGGCCGGCAGGCGAGCCTCGTGGCGCAGGATCGACCGAACATGTTCATGACCTCGGTGGCGAACATCGCCCCCCGCAGCGAGATCACGGTGCGGATCGCGTACCTGGAGATCATCCCGTTTCGCGACGGGCGCTATACCCTCAAGCTGCCTTTGGCCATCACGCCCCGTTTCGTTCCGGGAGGCGCGCTGGAAGCGACGCCCGAAAGCGTCGCTTCCAGCGGCACCGTCCCGCGCGCGGACATCGAGATCGACCTGCGGCCCGGTTTCCCGCTCGCGTCGCTGGACAGCCATCATCATGCCTTGACGGCCACCAGATACCGCTCCGAGACCGATCGACGCGTGGTTTCGAGCCGGGCGGCCATGGATCGTGATTTCGAGTTGAGCTGGACCCCGCAGCAAGTTGCCGATACGGTCGCCACGGCTTTCACCGCAACGAAAGACGCCGCCACCCACGCCCTGGTCACCCTGATGCCACCCGACACCGCCGCGCAGCCTGCGCCGCCGCGGGAAGTGATTTTCATCATCGACACCTCGGGCTCCATGGGCGGCGACCCGCTGCGGCAGGCCAAGACTGCATTGCAGCTCGCCATCGCCAGGCTCGGCGCCGACGATCGCTTCAACATCATCCGCTTTTCCGATGACGCAAGCGCCCTGTTCGCGGCGCCCCAGGCCGCGGACCCTTTGGCTCGTGCCACTGCGCAGCGCTTCGTGCACTCGCTGCGCGCCGACGGCGGAACCCGGATGCACGGCGCACTGGCGCTGGCGCTCGACGCACCGTCCCGGGATGAACGACTGCGGCAAATCGTGTTCATCACCGACGGCAGCGTGGGCAACGAAGCCGAACTGATAGAACTGATCGACAGCCGGCTCGGCGCCGCCCGATTATTCACGCTGGGCATCGGCGCCGCGCCCAACGCCTGGTTCCTGGCCGAGGCGGCGGCAGTCGGGCGCGGGAGTCCGACCTTCATCGCCGCGGCGGAACGCGTCGACGAGCGCATGGCGGACCTGTTCCGCAAGCTCGAGCGACCCGCCCTGCTCGACCTCGAACTGCACTGGCCGGACGGCGCGCAGCCGGACCTCGCGGCCCCGTTGCCGCTCGACCTGTACGCCGGCGACCCGCTCATGGTGGCCATTCGCCTGGACGGCGACACGCCACCCAGCGGCCTGACACTCGCGGGCCGGGATGCGACCGGTCACTGGGTTCGCCAGGTGCCGATCGTCGTCCTCGAGGGAGAAACCGGTATTGCGAAATTGTGGGCCAGGGAACGCATCGGGGCGTTATCGCGACGCAAGCGGTTGAGCCGGGACGCCGAGGCGCGCGAGGCCCTCGATGAGCGGATTCTTGCGTTGTCGCTCGATTACGGGTTGGTGAGCGAGTTGACGAGCCTGGTGGCGGTGGACCGCACGCCGGTGCGTCCCGGCGGGGCCGCCGGCGCCACGGAGCAGGTCCGCACGGCTGCGCCGGCCGGCACGCCATGGGCCCGTTCGGCCGGGTTCGCCCCGACGGCGAGCCCGGCACCCTTGCTGGCGTGGGTCGGCGCGCTGGCGCTGTTGTTCGGCGCGGGGATGTCGGTTCTGAGGCGCCTGGCGCATCGCCAGCGACTTTCCCAAGAGGGACATCCGGCGCGTCGGCCATGA
- a CDS encoding ZIP family metal transporter, producing MLAALVTALGIFTIRRFAGWGQRNTPHFMNFAAGLLISASLLHLVPESLGMVAAAPAGWLAGFVALLLFNRIATGFLCERDPENKSYVIGLIPMIGIGIHSFVDGFIYSITFSVSLFTGYLATIGMVLHEFPEGLVTYLFLLRGGFSERRAMVLAFMAAAASTPAGMLLSYPFVSRINTPMLGTLLAISAGALLYVGASHLLPHAEQERKGQSLLAFGGGMLVAILIVLSKA from the coding sequence ATGCTCGCGGCGCTGGTCACGGCGTTGGGGATTTTCACGATCCGCCGATTCGCCGGCTGGGGACAGCGGAACACGCCGCATTTCATGAACTTCGCGGCCGGCCTGCTGATCTCCGCGTCACTCCTGCATCTGGTGCCGGAGTCGCTGGGCATGGTCGCAGCCGCCCCCGCTGGCTGGCTTGCAGGCTTCGTGGCATTGCTGCTGTTCAATCGCATTGCCACGGGGTTTCTCTGCGAACGCGATCCGGAAAACAAGAGCTATGTGATCGGCCTGATCCCGATGATCGGCATTGGCATCCACTCCTTCGTCGACGGTTTCATTTATTCGATCACCTTCTCGGTCAGCCTCTTTACGGGCTACCTGGCGACCATCGGGATGGTTTTGCACGAGTTTCCCGAGGGGTTGGTCACTTACCTCTTCCTCCTGCGGGGCGGCTTTTCGGAACGCCGTGCCATGGTGCTCGCCTTCATGGCGGCGGCAGCGAGCACCCCTGCGGGGATGCTGCTGTCCTATCCTTTCGTCAGCCGGATCAATACCCCAATGCTGGGAACGCTCCTGGCCATTTCCGCGGGCGCCCTGCTGTACGTGGGCGCCAGCCACCTGCTACCCCACGCCGAGCAGGAGCGCAAAGGACAAAGCCTGCTGGCGTTCGGCGGCGGAATGCTCGTCGCGATCCTGATCGTCCTGTCGAAGGCTTGA
- a CDS encoding CocE/NonD family hydrolase, protein MRIVEKLPYTIREEANAWIPMPDGTQLAARIWRAQTGTPVPAIVEYIPYRKRFGTAVRDEIMHRFLAGHGYACVRVDLRGSGESGGVLEDEYLEQELEDGCTVLRWLAAQPWCSGRIGMMGKSWGGFNSLQIAALQPPELAAVVAVCASDDRYADDVHHMGGCLLGDNISWASVMFAYNSMPPDPALVGDDWRPMWFERLRGSGLWLEQWLRHQRRDAYWRHASVCNDYGAIRCPVYAVSGWADGYSNAVLRLMEKLPGPRKGLIGPWSHKYPHEGIPGPAIGFLQELLRWWDHWLKDEQTGIMDEPMLRVWMQDSVPPTTFYNERPGRWVAESTWPGPNVRARRYGLSRNRLLSPGEPPTAGVHSLRSPLTVGLFAGKWCSYAAGPDLAHDQRQEDGGALVFQGDPLPARLEILGTPYVELDISVDRPVAMIAARLSDVAEDDKATRVTFGLLNLTHRDGSDQPQAMVPGKRYRVIVRMNGIAHVFPPGHRLRLSLSTSYWPMAWVPPEPVRLEVYTAGSTLVLPERPPQSADAGLRPFEAPLGAPAPRCTRLEVPHDTWQVHRDLARDESTLEVVNDRGRFRLDDIDLEVQALSVERYTSVADDFNSVRAEVRWERSLARGPWRVRTVTRTVLTSTPTMFHLHANLDAYQQFAEGERRVYCRDWDVDIPRDLV, encoded by the coding sequence ATGAGAATCGTCGAAAAGCTTCCTTACACAATACGGGAAGAAGCGAATGCATGGATCCCCATGCCGGATGGAACGCAGCTCGCGGCCCGCATCTGGCGCGCGCAGACGGGGACGCCCGTGCCCGCGATCGTCGAGTACATTCCTTATCGGAAACGCTTCGGTACGGCAGTTCGGGACGAGATCATGCATCGTTTCCTGGCGGGCCACGGCTATGCCTGCGTACGCGTAGATTTACGGGGCAGCGGCGAGTCGGGCGGAGTCCTGGAGGACGAGTACCTGGAACAAGAACTCGAAGATGGTTGCACGGTGCTGCGCTGGCTGGCGGCCCAGCCATGGTGCAGCGGCCGGATCGGCATGATGGGCAAGTCGTGGGGCGGGTTCAACAGCCTGCAGATCGCAGCTTTGCAGCCGCCGGAGCTTGCGGCGGTCGTCGCGGTATGCGCCTCGGATGACCGCTACGCGGACGATGTTCATCACATGGGAGGGTGCCTGCTCGGCGATAATATTTCGTGGGCATCGGTGATGTTCGCCTATAACTCCATGCCGCCGGATCCGGCGCTGGTCGGCGATGACTGGCGCCCGATGTGGTTCGAGCGCCTGCGCGGTAGCGGCTTGTGGCTCGAACAATGGCTCCGTCACCAGCGCCGCGACGCCTACTGGCGGCATGCTTCGGTGTGCAATGACTACGGGGCGATCCGCTGCCCGGTCTACGCCGTCAGCGGCTGGGCCGACGGCTATTCCAATGCGGTCCTGCGGTTGATGGAGAAGCTGCCAGGTCCCCGCAAGGGCCTGATCGGGCCATGGAGCCACAAGTATCCCCACGAGGGGATTCCCGGACCGGCGATCGGCTTCCTGCAGGAACTGCTGCGCTGGTGGGACCATTGGCTGAAGGACGAGCAGACCGGGATCATGGATGAACCCATGTTGCGCGTCTGGATGCAGGACAGCGTTCCGCCTACGACATTCTACAACGAGCGTCCGGGCCGCTGGGTCGCCGAATCGACCTGGCCCGGGCCGAACGTCCGGGCGAGGCGCTACGGCCTTTCGCGCAATCGATTGTTGTCTCCCGGTGAGCCGCCGACGGCCGGGGTCCATAGCCTGCGCTCCCCGCTTACCGTAGGACTGTTCGCGGGCAAGTGGTGCTCTTATGCGGCCGGCCCGGACCTGGCTCATGATCAACGGCAAGAGGACGGCGGCGCACTGGTATTCCAGGGCGACCCGCTGCCGGCGCGCCTCGAGATACTGGGCACGCCGTACGTCGAACTGGACATCAGCGTGGATCGCCCCGTAGCAATGATCGCGGCGCGGCTTTCGGACGTTGCGGAGGATGATAAAGCGACCCGGGTGACGTTCGGCTTGCTGAACCTGACTCACAGGGATGGCAGCGATCAACCCCAAGCGATGGTGCCGGGCAAGCGCTATCGCGTGATTGTGCGGATGAACGGCATCGCCCATGTGTTCCCGCCGGGGCATCGCCTGCGCCTGTCCCTGTCGACCTCGTACTGGCCGATGGCCTGGGTGCCGCCGGAACCTGTGCGCCTCGAGGTGTATACGGCCGGCAGCACGCTCGTCTTGCCGGAGCGGCCGCCGCAGTCCGCGGATGCCGGGTTACGGCCGTTCGAGGCACCGCTCGGCGCGCCGGCGCCAAGGTGCACGCGGCTTGAGGTCCCGCACGACACCTGGCAGGTCCATCGTGACCTGGCGCGTGACGAGTCGACACTCGAAGTCGTCAATGATCGGGGCCGATTCCGGCTCGACGACATCGACCTGGAAGTGCAGGCACTTAGCGTCGAGCGCTACACCTCCGTAGCGGACGACTTCAACTCCGTCCGCGCGGAAGTCCGTTGGGAGCGCAGCCTGGCGCGGGGACCATGGCGGGTTCGTACGGTGACGAGGACAGTGCTCACGTCCACGCCCACGATGTTTCACCTGCATGCCAACCTCGATGCCTACCAGCAATTCGCGGAAGGCGAGCGACGTGTTTATTGCCGCGACTGGGATGTCGACATACCTCGGGATCTGGTGTAA
- a CDS encoding D-alanine--D-alanine ligase, protein MKNIMVMALEPFNLELLRTIKGDDYRFHALFDHDEVVHSPEEGYPSLDILVERALTLFEQQSEGVDAVIGYWDFPTSVVVPMIQRRLGMPGASLEAVARCEHKYWSRRVQREVIPEHLPRFQAIDPFADDPVGDIEIAYPFWIKPVKAHSSFLGFHIDGPETLREHLPRIRDNIGLLGERFNEFLAHVEQPPEVAPIDGNHCIAEEIIAAGHQCTVEGYCWQGEVEFLGIVDSVRSGRHRSSFTRYQYPSHLPQEVQKRMADVSRRVMQRFDYDGAAFNIEYFWDPERDSIRLLEINSRISKSHSPLFLMVDGATNQQAILHLALGRRPEMPFREGPHKVAGKFMLRYFEDGILERVPTDADIARLRERFPESRIRLVAEQGDRLGELKLQDSYSYEVAEIFLGAGSEEDLLERYREACEILDFRVRPIEDVKP, encoded by the coding sequence ATGAAAAACATCATGGTGATGGCCCTCGAGCCATTCAATCTCGAGCTGTTGCGAACCATAAAAGGGGATGACTATCGCTTTCATGCTTTGTTCGACCATGATGAAGTGGTACACAGCCCGGAAGAGGGTTATCCCTCGCTGGACATCCTGGTGGAGCGCGCGCTGACGCTTTTCGAACAGCAGAGCGAAGGCGTCGATGCGGTCATCGGCTACTGGGATTTCCCGACCAGCGTCGTGGTGCCGATGATCCAGCGGCGCCTGGGCATGCCGGGCGCCAGCCTCGAGGCGGTGGCCCGCTGCGAGCACAAGTACTGGTCAAGACGAGTGCAACGAGAGGTGATCCCGGAACACCTGCCGCGCTTCCAGGCCATCGATCCCTTCGCCGACGACCCGGTCGGGGATATCGAGATCGCCTACCCGTTCTGGATCAAGCCGGTGAAGGCGCATTCCTCGTTCCTCGGCTTCCATATCGACGGCCCGGAGACATTACGCGAGCACCTGCCGCGAATTCGCGACAATATCGGACTGCTGGGTGAGCGCTTCAATGAATTTCTCGCACATGTCGAACAACCACCCGAGGTCGCGCCCATCGACGGCAATCACTGCATTGCAGAGGAAATCATTGCGGCAGGGCACCAGTGCACGGTCGAGGGTTACTGCTGGCAGGGAGAGGTCGAGTTCCTTGGCATCGTGGACTCGGTCCGCTCCGGCCGCCACCGTTCCAGCTTCACGCGTTACCAGTATCCGTCGCATCTGCCACAGGAGGTGCAAAAACGCATGGCAGACGTCTCCCGACGGGTGATGCAACGGTTTGACTACGATGGCGCCGCGTTCAACATCGAGTATTTCTGGGACCCGGAGCGCGATAGTATTCGGTTGCTCGAAATAAACTCCCGGATTTCCAAGTCGCATTCGCCGCTCTTTTTGATGGTCGATGGTGCGACCAACCAGCAGGCCATATTGCATCTCGCGCTCGGCCGCCGGCCGGAGATGCCCTTCCGTGAAGGCCCCCACAAGGTGGCCGGCAAGTTCATGCTGCGCTATTTCGAAGACGGGATCCTCGAGCGGGTACCGACGGACGCGGATATCGCGCGCCTGCGTGAACGATTCCCGGAATCCCGGATCCGTCTCGTGGCAGAGCAGGGGGATCGGCTCGGCGAGCTGAAACTGCAGGACAGCTACAGCTACGAGGTCGCGGAGATTTTCCTCGGTGCAGGCAGTGAGGAGGACCTGCTGGAGAGGTATCGCGAGGCCTGTGAGATCCTGGATTTCCGGGTGCGTCCGATCGAGGACGTCAAGCCATGA
- a CDS encoding DNA polymerase ligase N-terminal domain-containing protein: MPADRYQEKRDFRRTPEPRGKGKRDRSDKQPVFVIQQHDASTMHFDFRLEVDGVLRSWAVPKGPSTDPAEKRLAIPTEDHPLEYADFEGVIPAGEYGAGPVLIWDRGSYRNLSEKDGERRSMADALHDGHAVVELHGEKLQGGYALQRIGGGEETRWLLVKTDDEHSDARRNPVSTQPESVASGRTLDEIDAAGKEGDEESKGNG, encoded by the coding sequence ATGCCGGCCGATCGATACCAGGAGAAGCGGGATTTCCGCCGCACGCCGGAGCCTCGTGGCAAAGGTAAGCGCGACAGGAGCGACAAGCAGCCCGTGTTCGTCATCCAGCAACATGATGCGTCCACGATGCATTTCGATTTCCGCCTCGAGGTCGATGGCGTGCTGCGTTCATGGGCCGTGCCGAAAGGCCCGTCCACGGACCCGGCCGAAAAGCGGCTGGCCATTCCGACCGAGGATCACCCGCTGGAGTATGCGGATTTCGAGGGCGTGATTCCCGCAGGCGAATACGGGGCGGGGCCGGTGCTGATCTGGGATCGCGGCAGCTACCGCAACCTCAGCGAGAAAGACGGCGAGCGCCGATCCATGGCCGACGCGCTGCATGACGGCCATGCTGTCGTGGAGTTGCATGGCGAGAAGCTCCAGGGCGGGTATGCCCTGCAGCGTATCGGCGGGGGGGAAGAGACGCGCTGGCTGCTCGTCAAGACCGACGACGAGCACTCGGACGCGCGCCGCAATCCCGTCTCGACACAGCCTGAATCCGTGGCGAGCGGTCGGACGCTGGACGAGATCGATGCGGCAGGAAAAGAGGGGGACGAAGAAAGTAAAGGCAATGGCTGA